GTAGGAACAAAACTGGtaccaaaggcaaaataagtgggtaaTTCAGTTGAACTTTATGCACAGGAAGGTCAACTGTGACTATGAAACTCGTTTTGGAATGcctaatttctttctcatcacTTTTTCCgattataagtaatttggaaccaatttttatacaatttatgaacaaaaatgTGGCAAAGGAAGCATAATTAATAAGAGTCATGGTGCAGGAATAGAACTAGtaccaaaggcaaaataagtgcCTATTTCGGTTGAACTTTTTGCACAAGAAGGTCAACTATGTACATGAAACTCATTTTGGAATGcctaatttctttctcatcattttttccaattataaGTAATCTGGaaccaatttttatacaatttatgaacaaaaacGTGGCAAAGGAAGCATAATTACTAAGAGTCATAGTGTAGGAACAGAACTGGtaccaaaggcaaaataagtgggtacttcgATTGAACTTTTTGCACAAGAAGGTCAACTATGTACATGAAACTCATTTTGGAGTCcctaatttctttctcatcattttttccgattataagtaatttggaaccaatttttttataatttatgaacaaaaatgTGGCAAAGGAAGCATAAATAATAAGAGTCATGGTGCAGGAATAGAACTAGtaccaaaggcaaaataagtgcGTACTTTGGTTGAACGTTTTGCACAGGAAGGTCAACTATGTACATGAAACTCATTTTGGAGTACCTAATTtctttctcataattttttccaattataagtaatttggaaccaatttttatacaatttatgaacaaatAAGTGGCAAAGGAAACATAATTACTAAGAGTCATGGTGCATGAACAAAACTGGTACCAAAAGTAATATAAGTGGTTATTTAGTTGAACTTTTTGTATAGGAAGGTCAACTATGTACATGGAACTCATTTTGGTGTACCTAATTTCTTTTCGTCATTACCACTTATGGAACTCATTTTGGTGTACCTAATTTCTTTTCGTCATTACCACTTAagccaatttattttcattattctttctaCATAGAACCATGTACGTACAATATTTCATAAATCTTGACAACCAAATTTAGTGCGACTGCAGTGCaaacattttaaacattgatcattctaattttcaaatttcattaacAATAAATGTAACAACTACTTTTCTTTCTACATTCTTAAGAACAAATATGTACAATCAACATCAATACATATTGTAAGCAAAACATCAATCGCATTGCAAAAATCCCTATTCAACAACATCTACATAAGGCCTAAATCTTGCAACACTTCATCCCTCCACACATTGTCCACATCCAAGATCCAATCACAGACACATTTCTCCCTAACCTGTCGCAGTTCCTCCTGCAAAGAGATAAATGCACaacatatcaataaaatgcaACATCTTGTATCAAAGCTCccaataatgaaaatttgtataacTTACAGTTCTTTAAGTGGGCATTGTGTTGCCTTCGTATTTCTCAACACCATCCCACAACtccataaatttcaaaacaataactcCACAATCATATCTACATCAAACAAAGTCTAAGAtacaaataatgttatttaacatatcaatgaaacaataaaattttttatttgcagaaataaacattaaaaacttaCAAGTTTGGTTGACTTGGAGTGTGCAAGTGTTGTACCTGCAACGTAGTTGACCTGGTTGTGCAAAACATTTGCATGAAGTccccacttattttgcctttgttACCGCTACAGTTTCTGCACCATGAGTTTTACAAAAAATGGTTCCTTGGACATGGAATTGTATATAAATGGCATAATAATTGTGTCGAAAGAACTAAACCAGTAAATGgtcaaaaaaattagaaaaaaacttCATACTTTCCACCTAAAAACGCCATCAACCACTAAATCTTCTACACAACTTCAACCCACACTAAACTATACTTTGAAAAATGCCCaaaaaacacaacaacacaTAAATGCCctaacaaatttaaacaaactaaacCAACCTTTAATGTTGGTGGCGGTTCCAATCAAAGCTTCTAACGTCGCCGGTTACCGGAACGAACACCACTTCGTCACACGGAACTCCGACGGACCACGCTTGCATCGACACATTTGTTGGAAGAGGCAGGTTGGCTGGGTGGGAGGGAGCGGGACTCACTCTAGggttcactttctctctctaagctTGGGTTTTCTCTCATCTTGCCTCAGATTCAAATTCTGAAACGTGAAAATGAACTTCcccattttcaaactttttcccAATTCTATTTCCacatcattcttatttttaattttttttttccacgtGGACCattcacattttgacacgtgtcccgtgtcaaaatgttgtcaaaagttgttattcatatatcattttccatttaatTATTGCgttatatacataaatatattaatacttttatagattaatttttatttattcattacaTCGAATTTATTAAACTTAACTTCTAAGGATAATACCGacatttcttaagaaaaaacTGAACAACTTATTTAACACGGAATTTAACatatgtctctttttttttttagaattttaatttttagtttttaaatgaaaagttCCGTGTGTAAGACGTCGGATTATTTTATCGTTATCACTCTTTTTCTAGAATTAAATAATGacattaacttatatataatatagtatatataataatattattggagtaattattcaaatttcttGTCCTTACCGATagaatattgataaaaaaaaatggaaatgagcttttgaaaaattaatttgttaccatgaattaaaatgaaaggaAGATTCTGTTTACTTATTTATTCGATGTCAAACTCGTCAAGATAATAGTGTTAgaataaattattgtatttgtctatttttgaaatttgaaattttattatacaatttttttttaaaattatttttccattcTCCCATTCAAGGCTAATGGAATGAGAATtacttttgaaagaattttttcattttactgaGAAACGTGGATTTATCTTTGAAATCCTTCCAGTTAAAGGTTATGAGAACGAGTATtcatctttaaaattattttttattccctTGAGGtatgtttttttcttgtttgaagaattaaaaaattgtgcTATAGATGAATTCTTATTCTCTTTAAAAATCGATTAAGAAGCTTGTGATAGtatgtttaataataatttgatatagtttaaaaatggagGTGAATGAtaacttaaaatttatctttctgttaaaaaaaataatttgaaatctaatttaattttataaattcaacttaaaaaatGAGACTTTCAATACTTTCTCCCCAATTCCTCTAAAACTATGATAAGAAGTAtagtttgaattgtattttttagtATTAGTCTAACGTGACCCACTAGAATGAAGACTGGAGACATGTGGGTGCcaatatattaaatgtttttagtcAAATTTCTGGTAAATGTGGGTCttttgataatgataataacttTAATTCACCGATaaacttttaaacttttatagtTTGCACGTATGGACTTCCTTAAGTCACGTTACTTAGTTGCATCCTAACAGGTATCAGGATTATACCTTAAATTTaagagagagtaattgagaagatttggtaataattctttttgttatttatttgaatagatttaaaagtaaatgaaagttcatttggaagtaaatttttttaatttgtcacataaataaaatcttacattaattctcataaattttacttccaaatctattttCACTTGCtttcaaatctatttaaataaataacaaaaaaaaattaactttaaatccactcaattactcttccTCATATCTactcaaagaaaaaaacaagaccTTAGAGTTCAACTCACCTCATTAAATCTCTAGAGACTCAGATCCAGATTTTGGGTCAACAATATTATATAACACAAATTTCGAAAAATTAAACTACAAAATGAACCAAGAGTAATTGGTATATTCCTCTTTTTATTGGAAAGAAGTTATTACTGTGAGATATTTGAGTTGAGTTTCTCtaaatttggatttttattAAAGAGATTTATTCATCATGGTAGTAAGTATACGACCTTCGTacgtaaaaatagaaaatatattagaatattaaataataagtcAATGcttttttgtgaaaataatgagtttttataaagtattttgGATAATAACCtaaatatgaaataagaaaaaaaaaagtcattgaGTTATTCTTATCATCTTATAACACATTTTCTTGGTgataacttattaaaatattttaattgatatatattcaattaatattttaacaatctTACAATTGATATCAGAGTCAATGATTCGAGTTTGTTAATTGACTCAAACGAGTACATTCTTCTATGCCAAATTAAAGCTTTGACAGACAGTCAGTGGCAGAAAGACAAATGAAAAAACTTGTTGTAGGAAAGTTGGAGAGCCACAATCCTTCCTTTGTTTCAGGGGAGGATTGGTATAAACAAAAGTCTCacataagataaaataagagataaacatgagtttatatatatatatatatatatatatatatatatatatatatatatatatataatatctctaTTGATAAGAGATTTTTTGAAGTGAAATCAAAAACAAATTCGTAACAACTTTGATCTAGAACGACAATATCTTATTAAGATATCTATGTGTATCTATTAACTCACCGTCTTAAGGTTTTGAGATTGAATCTCTTCCTCAATGAGtagatatataaatttttcaaatacaatGTTAAAGTAGTTATCCTTAacaaatgaattattattattattattattattattattattattattattttccatgATGAATGAGTTAAAAAGTTAGCttattatgattgatttatCAAGAGTGAATTTTTTTAGTCGATTTAATAATTGATgacttttaattcatttatttttcattcgtttgtcttgaatgaatttgagtatactgaatatttttatcctatgtttaattattacttGAATGAATTAGTTAAATgtattatgatatttaattgCTTGCTTTGAAcctctttaaataaatattatgatgtTTATTCATTTTGCTTTAAAGTAGAGCTATCAAAACGGGTAACCTGGCTCGACCCGACCActcagtgagccaacccaacccggctcatttatcagcgagccagaaaaacttgaacccggtccgacccaccacggattggtgggtaaacgggttggctcactagcccatttaattacatttctttaaaataaaaaaaatacaaactttctgtaatttaaatttaaacaattttaactcccaaaaaattatgttaaagacaattcaaaataaaaagtacaatataatccagaTGTcgttcaaaaacaaacacaaaaaacatacaaataagttttttatattcatcattttttgttcttgttgtaacccttgacccttgttcttgttgtctccaaattcactaataaatattttcctaataccagaacaattccgacaatcaataaaaaaatattaataaaaaaaaagagaaccagtactcaacaacatcaacaaaaaattaatagtttaatctgaaacataatttaccaaattcaaagatatcaaaaagagcttgttcaaataatatatactcaaattgtttaaataaaatgaacaaaatatgatacaagcatgtcacaacctgaaaaaatcattccatgtcttcaaatcccccataacaagaaacaaattcgcaaacccctatttttgtcattatagagttttcgaaaaaaaaaagaaagagaagtgagaaaacaaaaatatggagaaaagagaagaaaaaggaagagtgttttacctactccttgaagaatttcagtaaagcgagggtgagagcaccgtcaaataaGAGCAAGTACCGCGAGAGTGATTTGTGAAACTTTTTTGGTATATACagggagtgaagaaagtattttagtttgtagggtttcataaataaaataataaattaaaaaaataaaattaggtaggtgggttggcccaccaacccaactcaccacaggttcaacccacatgagccgggtctaaatgaaccaggttgaaatctgacccgcatataattgggttgtatttttcaaacccaactcgATCCGAACCCGTAATGgaccgggttggctcgcgggttgtgacccattttgacggctctacttTAAAGTATTTTAGTTGAGTATAATGAATAACTTTAATTTGGTGTCTTAGTTGTCTAGTTTGAACCATTGGTATTAGTACGACTTTGTTATAAATACAGAATAACTTTTATTCAACGTTGTTGGATATCATTGATTCAATATGGTAacttaaagatatttttgaaagaaatgtaCCTATTTTCCCCTATTAAAACCTTGATGGGAAAGAGAGAACAAAAAGCTAAAAGAAGAGTACACCATTTCATTACAATCATTGGAATTAATTGTAGTAATTTTCAAGTGTGTTGTATTCCATCTTATTGGTACAAAGGTTGTCCGTTAATTCTTCAAGCTTGTATGTTTCATTCTCTAGAAGTAAGTTCTTCCTAATTGGGTGtaaattctttttcatatcTATTGCATCAAATTTCTACGAGCTTTCGccattttgttgttgttgaaggtTTCTTTGACATGTGTATTATAGTGTGTCAGACATTAtacttttcaaaatgttttttttatcctaatttcttattttatttcatgaaaTATGTGTAGTTCTATCTCaacttttcattattattattttcatcaaaaatttgtctttgttaatatttttttctaagcTCATTTGGAATCATGATAACAACATTCCTTCACGAATGACTAATAAGTATAGTGAAAGTGTGTTGAGTATTTCTTCGTGTGACCAagtttgtattataattttatatatattttttaagaattacgactaaaaataatttaaatacattttttttttacataattttttaagatatttttaaagaacaaaatcataataaaattattaagatgtgaagcaaataatgttttaaatgtaataattgactttaacaatgttttattttaataaatttaagatagAAACATTGATGTCAGATGTGAAGATGATCAACTTTTGTTCTCTTAACCCTTAAATAAAGGGTttgttttattacattttataaaaaaggttaaaaaataattctgatttattatttcaaagaacataacaacatatacatacatacaaatgttttatactttttcatttattatagaAATGACAAGTACACAAatatgcacaaattataataatgtctAAATTGTAGTCAACACAGTATTTGATTACCTAATAtctactaataaaatatttgacatcTTAACCCCTAACTCAAGTTGATGCATGAATATCACACATTCTCAACTTGAATAAAGACTCATTAAACAATCTGCTTGACAatcctttggtgagaacatcaacTAACTGCGATTCTAATAttacaaaaggaaaggaaatcgTTCTAGATTCaagcttctctttgatgaaatgtctatcaatctctacatgttttgttctatcatgttgcacATGATTGTGAGCAATTACTATAGCTAACGTATTGTCACATTATAAACTCATAGCTTCATAAAGCCCAAATctgatagcacatttttaatcaacaaaagttcacatacacttAGTGTCATGCCTCTGAATTCTGtttcagcactagatcttgctactacatgttttttactcctccaagtttcaagattccctcctacaaaagtaaagtatccagaggtagatcttctatcatcttttgaacctgtCCAATCTGCATCAATGTACCCTTCTACATTTAAGTTTCcatgatttgagaataaaattccTTTTCCAATAGTGAATTTCAAATATCTGAAAATTCTTTCAACAATATCCGTATGAAAATTTTgagtcatgcataaattgactaaacaacattcactgcataggTAATATCTGAATGTGTTTgggacaaataaattaattttcattgcCCTCCTAAGGTgtagaatcaacataaaaaaatttattctcattaaatgtcacattcatagagatataaaatttctttgatggtggatggtaagcactATAACCTTTTTTAGTTgatccatacccaacaaaaacacatctGATAActcgttcttcaagctttgtacgttgatgtgggtgtaagtgaacatatttaacacatccaaaaacatGAGGTGGTGCATGAACTATGtgaggaaggatacaatgatcatACAACATATCTAAAGGGCTTCAAAAGTTAAGCACATTAGAAGaggtttgattaattaaataaactacaCAACTCAAAacctcaccccataaatgagataAGGTATTATCATCTATCAACAGTGATCTTctcacctctaatatatgtctatttttcctcctagccactccattttgttgtggtgaataaggacatgtagtttgatgcaagatgcctttaaagttcatgaactctattaattcagttttaaaatatccCCCTCCATTGTTTGATCGAATGAccttaatagatgtgttaaattgtgtaacgaTCATATGATGGAAGGAACGAACCACATCACACACATCGTTTTTATGTTTAAGAAGAAACACCCAGGTTAACTtagtacaatcatcaataaaactgataaaccatttttttttccattatgtgtagattgtgggacaggaccccaaacatttgtgtgaattaatgaaaaagaaaaatcagtttTTGTGTTACAATAACTTTTTGTCTTatcacaagtttcacaaaaaaaaatcagaaatattgaatttatgaaataatgatgaaaataatttttttagataactAAAATAGAGATGTCTCAACCATTTATGttataatcaaattttctttttgtttttatcttgtatgtgatcattcaaaaaacaaatcaatactcttttttcaatttgttatgagacaattaaaaaatatataaattaaattaatattattattatttttttataaataacgTATACTCGCAAATGTAACACCTACACCTATTTAGAAGCAGTAACATAGGAACTACTCGTTACCCATACAAGTAATTAATATCTGTAGATTATAACTTTATCATGTCCATGTGCAGAGCTGTCCAACAACTTAATTAATGAGTGTGAACGCGAGAAAAGAAAGTTTTTATacagttattttataaataatattaagaaatatcTTTAGCCcatctattatatataattcCTGACGTTTTAATATCTTATCCTCGCGCACCTTCGTCTCGCCGATCATGTCACCAACAACACTTcactatttttcttctttcttccttcttttcatAATTCTCTCGCACCACTCCAACGCTGACGTTGGCACCTCTTCCCGTTACTCCCCTCCATATTTACGTAAGTACCTTCAtcaccaaaaatatatatatgtaaatatctCAAACTATAAACTCatcaattaattcttaattatatatctatCATATTATATAGCCTCGGGGTGTTACGGCAACGAAGCCACGCAGTTTCCGTCGAGTAATCTTTTTGCGGCGGCCGGAGATGGAATCTGGGACAATGGAGCGGCGTGTGGGAGGCAGTACCTTGTGAGATGTATAAGTGCAGAGGAACCTATGACTTGCATTCCCGACCAGAGTATTCAGATTAAGATTGTTGATTACGCGGCATCTGCGGTGTCGCCGCCCTCCACCGCCGGCACAACCATGGTTCTCTCCGATAAGGCTTTCGGGAGTATCGCCAATTCATCTGCCACCTTGATCAATATAGAGTTCCAACAGTAAATTCCAaactgctttttctttttctttattgataaaTAGAAGCTTATTGGAGCATCATTACATCTTTGCTTGCAGGGTATGACATGCATATGCAAATAATTGGTAGTACGTGCTTGATCGGGAAGTTGCCTTCAATTTGATCGGTGAATGATTTGATTGCTTTTGGAGTTGGGATTCAATTGTTGTTACAACAATATCATTTTGAGAAATCGTGTTACCATATTTGGGTAATTTTGTGCTGGGCTCCAGTATTTggggtttttttatttttcttctgtaaTTGAATGGAAGAGAGTGTTGTAGGAAATTTCGTGGACGCAGACTCGCTTTGAATGATTCCATGAGTGGGAGGCATTTATGTTGTGCAGTTTTAGAGTAATTGTAATTATTGGTTAGTCAAAGACAGCATTATCCCTCCGCTTTTGAATTATGATATATTATTCTTCAACGTTACTTTGGAACCGTTGAAATGTCGCTCAAAACTATTGATGCTCAACAACTTTCATACACAAATAACTAATCATAAGTTTTAAACAAATGACTAACGCCAGATGATAAATTaaattggataatgatacttttataacattttaatctcATCTACTTTACTTGTTATTATATGATTGgtatatttagtatttttataattattattaattattgattatgaaataattttaaatcgatcataaaatcatataaataatattaatattattgtcgtaataaataatattatttggatCCCATTTCTTAGATTCAATTACCGTATTCATGGTTCATTgtctttaaaaacattttttcaaaatataaaaacagtatttaagttttttaaaattgactcTTGAATAATCTAAGTTGATAgtgatattttatgtttatgaaccaaaacttttgaaaatatgttagTACTTTTATAGCTTGACTTGACTTCTATATTTCCTTAAGGAACTCATCATCAAAGGCAATAGAAGTTTAAACGCTTgtcttttaagtaaaatttagaCTTTGAAGTTAGAATATCATAAGttaatagatattattttatgagtCATTAACtaaaaagcagaaaaataatataattttacatacatataattttgtaaaattaatattggATAATATGTAGCCATTAgccattattatattataaattttaagataataatgtATAGAGTCTTGTTATCCTATTagtacaattataattttaggaACATTACACTAAATGTTTATTAGTATAATCATAATAAAGTTACAGAGACATAAATAATGAATAGAAGTAATTTAGAAATAAGTTTATCTTATAAAAGTTAAGTATATTAGTTTCTACATTGAGACAATTATCTTTtaatctttcaaaaaaattagacaaagagtatcttttttataaatattgttcaatcatttaaataaaaaatctgtaTAAATTATTCCTCCCTATTTTGTAATTATCATTTTACGCGTTAGTAGATGAAGCTTTTTTCGCATATATGGCCGAACTTGGCAAAGGGGTCAAAATTTTCTCAACTATTTCTCCCGTCCAATGGTcatctttctaattttatattatgcatgtaaaatattataaagttatttattaaatttaagatgtaagagaatataattttttaaaattattttgtttgaaagatacataaaaataaaatttcaattatgtttttctaaattaggttttaaaatttttgtattcTAGAGTTTCTTTGGCCCGTACCCATTTCTAATGAACTAAAGGCGagggaaaatattttatttaggcacttaatttatttttcacaaaaaaaaatgaaaaatacgtAATTTAGTATTGATGCAAGTACAGTACaagaaattttgaaagtgaCAGATGAGAGACTTTTTGTAGGTAAGCCAGTGGTACCAATGATTGAATcggttttattttaaagaaagtgtgtatttttttataaaaagtagttaatattaaaataatcaccacaaattgtttttttgtataaaatgtGAGATCATTGTATggattaagtatattttaattcctGTATTTATACgtgaaatttaaattctttcacATTCAAATACTGAAAATACCAgttctaaatttgaaatattaaaaaattcaaaatttaaaatactgtaatgaattttaaatccgagaagacaaaatatattatcttgGTGATGCAAGAAGATTAagttaacaataaaatatttaaactggaatttaaaaactaatttaataatttgttttttcagcTAAAACTCAAGAAGAATCTATAAAGTTCAGTTTCTTGCAAAAGTATGAGTCTTACAACTAgaactgtcaaaatgggtcacaatcggCAAGCAAATCCAGTCCATTACAGGTTCGgatcgggttgggtttgaaaaatacaacccatttatatgcgggtcagatttcaacccggctcatttagattCGGCTcgtgcgggttgaacccgtggtgagctggattggcccaccaacccacctacctaattttatttttttaatttattattttatttatgaaaccctaaaaaataaaatacttttttcactcactgtgtatatcaaaaaagtaacttttactctcacaaatcactctcacgatacttgctctcatttgacggtgctctcacccttaCTTCACGAAAAttattcttcaaggagcaggttaaacacccttcctttttttttttttctcttttctccatatttttattttctcacttctctttctttcttttttcaaaaaccctataatgacacgggtttgcgaatttgttttttgttctgggggatttgaggagatgaaatgattttttcatgttctgacatgcttgtatcaaattttgttcattttatttaaacaatttgagtatacattatttgaataagctttttttgatatctttgaatttggggaattatgttacatattaaactattaattttttgttgatgttgttaagtactggttcttttttttttactaatatttttttattgattgtcggaattgttctgatattaggaaaatctttattagtgaatttggagacaacaaaaACATGAGTCAATGGttacaataataacaaaaaattatgaatataaaaaacttatttatatgttttttgt
This genomic stretch from Vigna radiata var. radiata cultivar VC1973A chromosome 7, Vradiata_ver6, whole genome shotgun sequence harbors:
- the LOC106767729 gene encoding EG45-like domain containing protein, with translation MSPTTLHYFSSFFLLFIILSHHSNADVGTSSRYSPPYLPSGCYGNEATQFPSSNLFAAAGDGIWDNGAACGRQYLVRCISAEEPMTCIPDQSIQIKIVDYAASAVSPPSTAGTTMVLSDKAFGSIANSSATLINIEFQQV